The genome window ATCCTCACTTCAGCGGGAATTTTGGAGGCCCAGAGCCAGGGTCATCGTGCCTGCATGGTGCCAGGCTAATGGGCTACAATAACAATGCCATGGGACCACAGCAGGCCTTTGGAGAGGGATTTGATCCTCTCGCTGAGGGACAGGCGGGGGATGGCTTCCCACAGCAGCAACAGCGGCCTGGTAACATGCCTGACTTCCAACATCACGGTCCGCCCAGCGGCAACCATGCTGTTCCTGCTCCCTGCCTTCCCCTAGACCAGTCACCTAACAGGGCAGCTTCTTTTCACGGCCTGCCTTCGTCATCGTCGTCCTCCTCCGATTCTCATAGCCTGGAGAATAGACGGATGCCCAACCAGGGAGCTGTGGAGGGAATAGATTATAACTTCCCCAGTGAGCCGCCATCTGGACATTTCGATGTACCTGTATTTTCACCCACTGAGTCAGAATCTCAGTTACCCCATTTTGGCCCTGGAAGGCCGGTTCCCAGCGGGACTTTTCAAGGAAACCCTGGCATGCCTCGGACAACTGGCATGCAGGGCATATCCAAGGGACACCAACCCCCACAGCCCCAACAGCATCAACATGGAATGTTTTTTGAGCGATTTGGAAATGGCCGGAAAGTGCCCGTGGGAATGGACCCGGGTGTCAATGCGAGACATCCTCTCATGCAACAGCAACAACAGGCCGGCTTGATAGCTAGACAGAACTCCTGCCCCCCTGGCCTCCCCCGACCCCCTCAGGCTGAGTCTGGCTCCAGTAACCCGAACATTTTGGATGGAGGGGTCATGATGAGTGGCCAACACAATCAGTTTGAATATCCCATTCACAGACTGGAAAATAGGGGTCTGCATCCCTATGGGGACCCCATGTTTAATATGCAACAGCCAGCTCCCCTTCCCTCCCAACAGCCTCCAAATCAGAGACTACAACACTTTGACGCTCCGTATGTAAACATGGCAAAAAGGCCTAGATTTGACTTTCCCAACGCACATGGAGGTGAAGGCTGGTGTGGTGGCATGGAAAATCACCTCTCTCCTTCTTCCTACCCGGGACTGCCAGGTGAGTTCACTCCACCTGTGAATGAAGCTTTCCCACCGGGTCCACTGCAGCACACGGGCCCTGAGCAGCAGTCGTTACAGCAGCGACAGAATGCAGCCATGATGATAAAACAGATGGCTTCTCGCAACCAGCAGCAGAGAATGAGGCAGCCCAGTCTGCAGCAGCTCGGTCACCACGGTGATGTGCCTCCAGGCCCACTGGGTCATGGAGGCCCAGTGGGAGGCATGCCTCAGCCCAACTTTGACAGGGAAAATGGGAGTAGAATGGTCAATGTTGATGGACAAAATCCACATGTAAACCAGGATAATTCCTGGTTTCAGGGCTCCCACCCTCCTGGGGAGATGATGTCACGGCGCATGGGAGGATCAGGCAATGACTCAGGGCCCCATGACCTGGGTCTCCAGCAGAATGGTCCTGGAATGATGTTCAGGCCAGGTATGGGCATGCAGGAAGCCATGAGAATACCTGGAGACGGACATGTACAGGCTCTCCATTCTCCAGGTTTGCACTCACAGTTCAGCAGTAACATGAGTAACCTCTCACAAATGCAGTCTCCAGGAGCGGGAGGAGGTACAGGACATCCAAATGCACCGCCAGAGAGGCGACCCCCTGAATTCCCCGCACCTCCAATGGGAGCACAACCACCATTTCCCTATGGAGGGCCAAACCGTCAAGGGCCACCTCACAATGTACCCCAGGGGGtgaacacctcaccagggagcTACCCTCCTCCATCTGAGTTCCCTTCAGGCCAGCGGTCGTCTGTTAGCAAGCTTGGTGCTCTGTCTCTCGGGAATTTTAACAAAACCAGTGCTAAAGACAGTGTTTTTGGCCAGAGCTGCCTGGCGGCCCTTTCTACGGCGTGCCAGAACATGATCGCAAGCCTAGGGGCTCCCAACCTCAACGTAACATTcaacaagaaaaaccaaaatgaGGGCAAGCGAAAACTGAGTCAGACAGAGCAGGACATTAATAGCAGCACATCTAACGGGACTGGCAGTGCGGGGCCTGAATATTTTCAGGGCAGCACTTCTCAGAACAACCAGCTGCCTGGCACTGGGAATAGCAACTCTAAGCCTGCAAGTCAAAACCAGACGGTGCAGGGGGAAGCCAGTGCCCTCTCCCCAAATTACAACATGGACGCTACCCCGTGCAGTGAGGGGAAGGCAACAACAGGGAGTGGGAGAGGGAGAGGGAGGAGAAAAAGAGACAGTGGACATGTGAgccctggaatttttttttcctctgaaaATGGAAACCCTGTTGTTAGTCCAGGCCAGCAAACCCCGTCGGCTGGTGTTGGGGAGAGGGGTGGGGGCACGCCCCATGAGAAGCACCTGCAATCACCTTCTTGGGGGAAAGGAGGCGACCTGATGTTGGGGGACCAGGCTGACCTGATGTCTTCTTTGGACAGTGGCATTCAAAGTGTCGCCAAGTCTGACAGCAGCTCGCCCCGTGTGGACTTTCCTGATGATGTCAGCGCCCACTTTGGCAATGAGGATGAGGTGTCCTCCAGCTCAGATGCAGGAGGTTCCTCAGCCAATAAGTCCAATCGTAGCCCGATGATCAATGGATCACCCAAAATGCCAATAAATGGGCAGAAGCCCCTAAGCATAGGCATTAACAATCATACTACCTCGACACCAGACAGCTATGGACTGAGTTCTGGTGCAACAACGGGCAGCAGCGGGGTGAGCCATCCAGGTACACCAGGTATGGAGCAGGTACGCACCCCATCCAGCACGTCTGGTCAGGACGAAATCCACCCTTTGGAGATTCTACAGGCCCAGATCCAGTTGCAAAGGCAGCAGTTCAGCATCTCTGAAGACCAGCCTCTGGCCATGAAAAATGGCAAAAAGAATGGCGATTGTCCCTCTCAGAACAGTGAGAACGAGCTGGCAAGCTGCAGCCCTGATACTGGGAAGGGTTCAATGGGCACGATTGACCTTGACACACTTATGGCTGAGCAGCACGCCACCTGGTACGTGCCCAGTGACAAGGCCATGATGGATGGCTCCGAGGATGACAAGTCCATGGGActctgggaaaaaaacaagagccaaacaaacaacaaagaaGGTAAGAATATTTTTATTCAACCTACTTTTGTCTTGCATTCCGCACTTAATGAGCtgtgtatttgttttatgaGTGCTTGAGTAGGTTTTCACGAATAATTTGAATGatctgaaaatgaaaaaaatgcatattttcTTAGTTGTAAAAACCTtacacttttcttttttttttggtttaacaAGTTACAGTAAGAAATCTCACTCCAATTGAGAAAATTACATAGTTTGTCCTCTTGAATTGTTAAATAATTGgcccaaaatataataatgttaaagagcagtttgaaaaaaaacttttgacaGCACAAAGACTTTTCCCTTTCTCTCCCCAtggtgtattttaaaaaaaatagatttccTCATTGTAGTGGCACTTGAAAAGAACACCTCAAGAAAAGTAAACATTTCCCGTGGTTCTTTATCTCAGTTTTCTGGGTGAACAACTGCATTGAGAAGATTAATAGCTTTTAGAGGATGTGCGTCTCCACAGAGGGGTTTCCCTTGCCTTGTTATGTGTTTGTTTATGTTATTACCATGGGATAATGCAGATTTGCTTAAATGAAATAGGCTTTAAATTGAATAGACAGGATTTTCAATAATAATATTCCAATTAGTTatatatatctaaaaaaaatttccccCCTAAAAAGGAATTATATATTCAGGATTTTGTTATCTGGCTATAAAACATAAACCATAACTCACGCAGTATTTGCATAATAACACACATATTACAGACTTTATATTCCATTGTGTATTATAATAACTTTGGTTCTTTTTGTGTAAAAATAGAATTGGAAATACATGCACAGCCATATACAATTTGAGGCAGCACTAAAATACAGCCAAAAAggtaaaattatttgaaaatgaatTATTTGAAGTTTTAATGCTGAAATGCAATTATTTAATTAGGGGTTTATTACACGGTTAAGCTGCATTTTGTTATATTCACTCTCCTTTCTTTATCccataataacaacaataattaTAATTACGGTACATAAATGTGTACAATTgactaataataattttaaataatccGTATACTTATTTATAAAATTATGCTGTTTgtaattaaattaattcattTCAGTATTATGTTTGATTTAGAAATGTACTAAAATTGTTTCTAATGATTTTCCTCATGTAACTTAATTCCATGTTGTACATAtgaaaatttgacattttattaATTGGTGCTTTAGTGTGTGTATGTTGTTGCTTTCCCCACCCAAATAAAGCAATCTAGATGTTAAAAACCGTTAAATAACTGTTAGCACTTATAGGCtttttgttcctttttatttatttattcgatttacatttaaataaataatttatttattatcgtATTATAATACatgtataatataataataatagaaataTGTATTTAATCGTATTCGCCACGATCTGCCGTGTCTCCAGCACCTCTTTGTTCTGTTCACTGCAGGCAGAGTAGAGGTGGGGGCGCATAGCGAGCTGTGTCTGGGTTATGAGTAGATAGCACATTGTTTACGTGAGGCTGGGTGGCGGCTGGTAACTCTAACGCAATAACTTGTAACCAGAGGCCTAATATCacttcaaatcaacaggataatAATATTAACTCAGATTATAATAAAACCCCCTTGTGCTATTTGTTTTGCCTGGAACTAGATGTCTTCCACTCAACTTAATGAATAGCGACTCTAGCCTTTTAATTCCCCTGATTTATTGATGTGGTCTTGAGAGGTGCACAAGCTCGGCTAATTTATGCAAACCTCAGTGAAAACAACAGTTCCAGTGGAGTGGGTATACATGTATTGCAAGGCATATATTAAATTCAGTACACATGATTTTTCCTTATTACATATACGTACTGATGGGTTTGGCTTTGACAGAGACCctccactattttttttttagccaggCATCTTCACCCTGTTGCATTCGCACACAAATCAGTAGAAGAAGAATAGCCTTTTCGCCTCTCCTCCTCTTCCCACCTTTCTTCCTCTCGCCGCCCTCCCTGCATGGACAAGAGGCATACAGCTCGGGAGCGATCGATAGCTAGTTAGCACAAATCACAGCTCCTGACAGTTTTTCATTTGAGTGCTTCAGAcagcaaagatggaaaaaatggTGAAGGTGCGTTTGGGAGGGATGGGCGATTTGGAGATTGAATCTGATGCTGAGGTTTACATTGGAGGGAGCAATCTAACATAATAATTTAAGAGAAGTCAGTGCGCATAGCGCAGTTCCTTCAGAGGCAAAATCCCACTGGCTTTTGTCACTACAAAAACTATCCAACTCAACCAGTCTGTCGGGTTTAAAGTTGCTCATCTAGTGTACAAGTCTTAACGATCGACAATATAAAATTTTGGCGAGAGCATTCTTTAAAACAGATTATTTTCATTTGTGTCAAGAGATCTTCTTTGTGTGTAattgtgtttttatattttaggtTAAATCAAATATATATTCATTATCTTTTCAGTAGTCTGTGCATgctttcaaatatgtatgttttccttctacaatgtAATTTTGTAAAGTTCAATTATAATTTATGGAATCAAGACTTTGAATatgcaaattatatttatttacaaattatgTTCAGGGGTAGTTTAACTCGGATCAGTAAAAGCGATAAGAATCTGTCTAATTTCCCTTTTTTATTTGACTTTAAAACTACTCACTCCCAATTTTTAGTTAACGTGAATGGGCAGCACGGATCAGAATTACAACCGATTAATAGATCTAATGTTGACATTAGTTAAAAACAGATGTTTAAAACtgttctttttttctattttgcctCGATCCCATCTCACACTGATCCACATATTTAAGAGGTATGCGTGCTGCTTTCATGATCCACTTTGCAGGTTATTCTCCTTCTTACTGCCTGTGTATTAAACTTTTGAAGGATGTTACCGTTGAGCTCACCCTAATAAACTTGGGTTCATTATAAGCTTTTAAAAAGTTCTTTAAGTGATGTCAGTTTTCTCTTTTATACGTTTGTCCTTTTTTGTAATGTGGGTAGTCTTGATAACAAGCAACCAGAAATGGGACGGAGGAAATGAACgagctatttttgtttttccttttccctCGTTTCACCATGCAATTTTTTCTGTtctaaaaaattgaaatacttcACAGCTGACCTTATTGAACAGTTCTGCTCTTCACTCAGAGTAATGTCTTTAAAGAGCTCAGATTATGATCAAATCTTTGTCGCTCCGACTTTGACAGATTTGACAGAGAAAGAACTTGCACGTTATAATACCACCAGTATCTGCTTTAATCCACACACAAGAAAGTTGTATTGATATATCAGCATCGAGAACAATCCTGTGAGACTTTCTGCTTTTGACATTTCAGTATAACAACACATCAACAAACTGGGCCAGTAATTTATATTTCCTGTTTtgaaaccagaaaaaaaaatagtgattGGCACTTGCTTGCATGTGGGAAAAAACAGCTTGGGGCAGTGCTATGTGCTTTACCTGTCATTACACAGTCTTTTATATTGACTTTTTCAACAACACTTTAACAAAGCCACGCGCACACTTCTTTCTCCAGGACAAGTGATAATCGTTATGATAATGATAGCAATTAGCTTTGTTAATATTGTTTAAAAGACATAATTCATCTGCGGGCGACTCCTGCAATTTTGACCTGGTTATTGGCAGGTTCACTAGGAATAGAATTACTTATTTCACTGCAGTATGATTGCATTTAGGCAACTGCGTCCCTGTCGTGAAGAAAAAGAGAAAGAATTGTTATTTTATAATTTTAACAGGACGTACGTGTGTGTTTGCGCGcacatgtgtgtatgtgtgactACAAGTTTGTAGACAATGCAACTTGATAGTGTAGATGTGTCAGCTGCAGACATAAAATTTGATTTATTTAGACTGTGTTAGACTCGCAACTCCACCCCATTGACCCACGGCCCCTCGACCTCCCGTCTTCTTGGTTTGTTGGAATGTGTTAGCGCTATTTTAATTAgattaaacaacaacaaaaaagtgtgcatctgattttatttatttattttttaaattttgtattTATCAGGTAGTCTCATTGAGATTAATATCTCTTTTACAAGAGAGGCCTGAGCACAAAGAAACATTCACAAAtatcaaacaacacaaaatacactaacggaaacagttacaataatcagtaaaaacatcagacaaaaaagatttaaaatcaccaagatgAATGATTGACTGTAGTTTAAGAGTAGTTTGCAATTCGTTCCATTTAAGAGGAGCATAGTAGCTAAAGCCAGTTCTGCCAACATTAGTGCGTGTGAATGGAATGGTTAGGGTTAAGTAGTTGGATGATCGTGTTTTGTAGTTACTGGATTTGAACGACAGTAGAGTTAAGAGTTAAGGTAGTTAGGAAGTTTGCACAGTAAAGCCTTATAGATGAATAACATGATGTGGATATTTCTTCTTGACTGTAGTGAGGACCAACCAACGTTTTGATAAAGGGTAAAATGATGAGTGTAGAAAATGTTATTGGTGATGAAACGTAGTGCACAAAAGAAGATAATACAATTGTTTTTCGGTTTGAAGTTGACAGACAGCCTTTGATTCTATACAGGAAGCTaagtttaaatttaaatttacagATCAGATGATGAATATgagttttgaatgataaattacTGTCAATCCAAATTTCTAAGTATTTGTATGAATCAGTGGGAGTAATTTGAGTACCATTTAGG of Corythoichthys intestinalis isolate RoL2023-P3 chromosome 3, ASM3026506v1, whole genome shotgun sequence contains these proteins:
- the mn1b gene encoding transcriptional activator MN1; its protein translation is MFGVEKFGSQINSRNPGQSERQKSQPRLNMGSHYKSPSFHTGGPPGAVEPSMGPMSDPQMLGLNMNMNGEQYGGFHSRGHSDMHASGGLQQQQQGPIHGFFNNQQPHQGHPHGHQPHPHQHHPHFSGNFGGPEPGSSCLHGARLMGYNNNAMGPQQAFGEGFDPLAEGQAGDGFPQQQQRPGNMPDFQHHGPPSGNHAVPAPCLPLDQSPNRAASFHGLPSSSSSSSDSHSLENRRMPNQGAVEGIDYNFPSEPPSGHFDVPVFSPTESESQLPHFGPGRPVPSGTFQGNPGMPRTTGMQGISKGHQPPQPQQHQHGMFFERFGNGRKVPVGMDPGVNARHPLMQQQQQAGLIARQNSCPPGLPRPPQAESGSSNPNILDGGVMMSGQHNQFEYPIHRLENRGLHPYGDPMFNMQQPAPLPSQQPPNQRLQHFDAPYVNMAKRPRFDFPNAHGGEGWCGGMENHLSPSSYPGLPGEFTPPVNEAFPPGPLQHTGPEQQSLQQRQNAAMMIKQMASRNQQQRMRQPSLQQLGHHGDVPPGPLGHGGPVGGMPQPNFDRENGSRMVNVDGQNPHVNQDNSWFQGSHPPGEMMSRRMGGSGNDSGPHDLGLQQNGPGMMFRPGMGMQEAMRIPGDGHVQALHSPGLHSQFSSNMSNLSQMQSPGAGGGTGHPNAPPERRPPEFPAPPMGAQPPFPYGGPNRQGPPHNVPQGVNTSPGSYPPPSEFPSGQRSSVSKLGALSLGNFNKTSAKDSVFGQSCLAALSTACQNMIASLGAPNLNVTFNKKNQNEGKRKLSQTEQDINSSTSNGTGSAGPEYFQGSTSQNNQLPGTGNSNSKPASQNQTVQGEASALSPNYNMDATPCSEGKATTGSGRGRGRRKRDSGHVSPGIFFSSENGNPVVSPGQQTPSAGVGERGGGTPHEKHLQSPSWGKGGDLMLGDQADLMSSLDSGIQSVAKSDSSSPRVDFPDDVSAHFGNEDEVSSSSDAGGSSANKSNRSPMINGSPKMPINGQKPLSIGINNHTTSTPDSYGLSSGATTGSSGVSHPGTPGMEQVRTPSSTSGQDEIHPLEILQAQIQLQRQQFSISEDQPLAMKNGKKNGDCPSQNSENELASCSPDTGKGSMGTIDLDTLMAEQHATWYVPSDKAMMDGSEDDKSMGLWEKNKSQTNNKEESELSQSKAGVAAPGASGGGSGSGGGGGGGGNHLQCLSVHCTDELGDSKGRGGPVSSWRSLHSDISNRFGTFVAALT